The Dehalococcoidales bacterium DNA window AGTGATAAACCTCGATTTATTAATTACTAATTCATTATTAATATTTTTTTTAATTGTTTTCATTGCACCACCACTTAAATTATATCATAATATGGTATAATTTAAGTAGGTGATAGTATGAGTAAAATAAAAGTAATGGATGAAATCCTAGCTAATAAGATAGCTGCCGGAGAAGTAATTGAAAAATGTGTTTCTATTGTTAAGGAATTAGTAGAAAATAGTATTGATGCTAATGCGACTGACATTAAAATAGATTTAATCGAATCTGGGGTTAAAGAAATAAAAGTAACTGATAACGGTAGTGGGATGGATAAAGAGGACGCCTTACTAGCTTTTCAGCGCCATGCTTCTTCAAAACTAACTACGGATGAAGATTTATACAAGATTAAAACTTTAGGCTTTAGAGGCGAAGCCTTGCCCTCCATTGCATCCGTTAGTGAAATTAGTATTAAGACTAGTGATCAAAATAATGGCACCCTTATTAATATTAAAGGTGGTAAGGTTATCAGCCATGTTAGTTCTGATTTGAGAAGTGGCACTATTATTGCCGTTAAGAACTTATTTTATAATACCCCAGCTCGTTTAAAACATCTATCTAGTTTATATAACGAATTAGCTAATATTATTGAATATGTTAATAAAATAGCTTTAGCGTATCCTGAAATTAAGTTTACGTTAACTAATGATAATAAAAAAATATTTTATACTGATGGTAGTAATAATTTATTAAAAGTTATCAATTCTATTTATGGTTTAGAAGTAACCAAAAAGATGTTAGCTATCAAGAATAGTAATGATGATTATGATATTGAAGGTTATATCTCACTGCCCGAAATAACTAGATCTAATCGAAATCATATAATTACTTTAATTAATAATCGGGTAGTTCGTAATCAAGAATTAAATAAAGCTATTAATGATGCTTATCATAATTATAAAGCTGATGATCGTTATCCGATTATTATTTTAAAAATAACTACCGATCCTTCCATAGTCGATGTTAATATTCATCCTACCAAAATGGATGTTAAGTTTGGTAAAAAAGAAGAATTATTTGAATTAGTTAAAGAAACTATTATTACTAAATTACAAAGTATTTCACTAATTCCTAAGGTTGAATATAAGGAACCAGCTATCAATTATGAAATACCCACCTTAGATTTAGAACGTTATATCATTCCTGATCAACCAATTCTTAAAGTAGATATGCCAAATATGGATACGTCTAAATTAATTGAATTATATCCAATTGGCATCGCTTTAGGAACCTATATCATTGCTCAAAATGAAACTGGAATTTATTTAATTGACCAACATGCCGCTAAAGAACGAATTAATTATGAAAAATATGTTAAAGAACTGGGTAATCCCAAGCCTTTAACCACTAAAATGCTAATTCCTTTTACTTTGGAATTACCTAATAATGAGTATTTGATTCTAAATGAAAATCTTGACATTTTAACTAAAATGGGGTTTAATATTCAAGAGATGGGGATTAATACCATAACTGTGAAAGAACATCCTTTATGGTTACCAATAAACAATGTGGAAGAAGCAACTAGAAGAATCATCGAAATCATTTTAGAAAAAGAAAAAAACTTTTCAATTGAAAAGTTTAATGAAAAAGTTGCCACTAACTTAAGTTGTAAAATGAGTATTAAAGCTAATACTAATATTTCAACTATGGAGATGGAGCAACTAATAAATGATTTACGAGCTTGTATCAATCCATATAACTGTCCCCATGGTCGACCTACTATCATTGAATATTCAATTTATGAATTGGAAAAATTATTCAAACGAAGTATTTAAACAATGGGGTGATATAATTGGGCATACAATTAAGCAATTTACAACCAGAAGAACGGATAAAATACTATCAAAAAGCATATGAAATAATGATGGATCCTAACTATGATTCTAAAGCTTCTAAATATGATGTTCTTGATCTATCCGTAAGTCGAAATAAACTTTATGGGTGGGCTAATCACTATATTTTAAGATATACCAATTATGAAGAAGAAGAAAAATATTACCAAGCCATCGCGAAGCGTGAAACCACTAAAGCTATCCAAAGAGTTGATAAACTTATAGAGAAACAAAAAGCCGCTTTTGATATTTTTATTAATGGAGAAAACGTAATTCAACAGTTTGAAAAATTAGCTAAAAAATATAATGTTAACGTAAAAACAATTCACAAGTATAAACGAGATTATTTAATTAACGCTAATGAAGAAGAATTAAAAAAATATAAACAAGTTTCTTCAATAATTAAGATTAAACAGCATAAT harbors:
- the mutL gene encoding DNA mismatch repair endonuclease MutL; protein product: MSKIKVMDEILANKIAAGEVIEKCVSIVKELVENSIDANATDIKIDLIESGVKEIKVTDNGSGMDKEDALLAFQRHASSKLTTDEDLYKIKTLGFRGEALPSIASVSEISIKTSDQNNGTLINIKGGKVISHVSSDLRSGTIIAVKNLFYNTPARLKHLSSLYNELANIIEYVNKIALAYPEIKFTLTNDNKKIFYTDGSNNLLKVINSIYGLEVTKKMLAIKNSNDDYDIEGYISLPEITRSNRNHIITLINNRVVRNQELNKAINDAYHNYKADDRYPIIILKITTDPSIVDVNIHPTKMDVKFGKKEELFELVKETIITKLQSISLIPKVEYKEPAINYEIPTLDLERYIIPDQPILKVDMPNMDTSKLIELYPIGIALGTYIIAQNETGIYLIDQHAAKERINYEKYVKELGNPKPLTTKMLIPFTLELPNNEYLILNENLDILTKMGFNIQEMGINTITVKEHPLWLPINNVEEATRRIIEIILEKEKNFSIEKFNEKVATNLSCKMSIKANTNISTMEMEQLINDLRACINPYNCPHGRPTIIEYSIYELEKLFKRSI